In Neisseria perflava, the DNA window ATCAAGTCTCGCATTTCATTTTCACTAGATAAAAAAATATTAAGAATGGCGGAAGCGGTGAGATTCGAACTCACGGAGGGCTATCAACCCTCGACGGTTTTCAAGACCGTTGCATTAAACCGCTCTGCCACGCTTCCATTCTTGAAGCCGTAATATTAATGGAACTTACGGTCTTTATCAAGAGGTATTTTAGAAAAAATATCTAGGATTCTGTTTTTATTTGGATTGTTCTTCACGCATGAATATCCATTCGGCTTCGTTTGAAGCTGCTTCATTGAATGAATAGCCCTCGTAGTCGAAATTTTTGAGCATTTCAGGCTCGGTAATGCCGTGTTCTGCCGCGTAGCGCACCATCAAACCGCGCGCACGTTTGGCGTAGAAGCTGATGATTTTGTATTTGCCGTTTTTCTCGTCTTTGAAAATCGGTGTAATCAGGCGTGCGTTGAGTTTTTTGGTGTTGACAGATTTGAAATATTCTTGTGAGGCGAGGTTGATTAAAACGTCGCTATCGGCCTGCTTCAGCGTTTGGTTGAGTAGGTCGGTGATTTTATCGCCCCAAAATTCGTAGAGGTTTTTGCCGCGTGAGTTGGCAAAGGCTGTGCCCATTTCCAAGCGGTAGGGTTGCATCAAGTCGAGCGGGCGCAGTACGCCGTATAAGCCGGAGAGCAGGCGGACGTGTTGTTGCAGGTAGTCGATTTGTTCCGGTTTGAGCGTATTGGCGGCGATGCCTTCATAGACGTCGCCGTTGAACATAAATACGGCCTGTTTGGCGTTTTCAGGGGTAAACGGCGTGTGCCATACGGCATTGCGTTCGGCGTTGAGCAGGGCGATTTTGTCGGAAACATGCATCAGCTCGGCGATTTGTTGGGGGGCAAGCTGACGCAACTCCTGCATCAGGATTTCTGCTTCGGGCAGAAGGTCGGGCAGGGTAAAGCTGCTTACGGGGGCGGGGTCTTTTTCGTTGAGGTTTTTGGCTGGGGATAAGACAAAAAACATGATAATTTCGGCTTTGAAATGAATAATGTGTGGGATTGTAGGTTTAAAATCGGGGAAGAACAAGATGGGAGAAACGCATTAATTGAATGCTTTTATTGAAACGTATTTCTGTTGAAAGTAAAATTCGAAGCTTCCACCTGATTCTGACATTTCTACTTGAGGAGAATATCATGTCTAAAACCATTATTCATACCGACAAAGCCCCTGCCGCGATTGGCGCATACAGCCAAGCAGTCCGCGCAGGCGATACGGTTTATATGAGCGGTCAGATTCCTTTGGATCCGGTCACGATGACTGTGGTCGGCAATGGCAACTTCCGCGCCGAAGCAGTGCAAGTATTTAAAAACCTGCAAGCCGTAGCCGAAGCGGCCGGCGGTTCTTTGAACGATATCGTCAAACTCAATGCTTATTTGACCGATTTGGCCAACTTTGTCGTGTTCAATGAAGTGATGGCTGAATTTATCGAACAACCTTTCCCTGCGCGCGCGGCAGTTGGCGTGGCCAGCCTGCCTAAAGGCGTTCAGGTTGAAGCAGAAGCAGTATTGGTTTTAAATGCATAATTGATGTTTTCAGACGGCCTAGGCTGGGCTTGAGGCCGTCTGAAAATAATAACAACGGAAAACAATAATAATGGCACATTACGCAATCGGAGACATTCAAGGCTGTTTTGACGAGCTGACTTTGTTGCTTGCCAAAATCGGCTTTAATCATGGTACGGACACCCTTTGGCTGGTCGGCGATATTGTCAATCGCGGCCCGAAGTCCTTGGAAACCCTGAAATTTGCCAAAGAGCATGACAGCAGCGTGCAAATGGTTTTGGGCAATCATGATTTGCATCTTTTGGCCGTCGGTTGCGGTGAAGGAACGCTCAAGCGCAGCGATACGGTTGAGCCGATTTTGTCCCATCCCGAGAGTCAATCCTTATTGGACTGGCTGCGTCATCAACCGCTTTTGGTGCGCGGTAACAGGCATGTGATGGTGCATGCCGGTATTTTGCCACAATGGTCGGTTGATAAAGCCGAAAGCCTTGCCCGTGAAGCCGAGGATGAATTGCAAGGTAAAAAGTACAGGAAATTTTTTGGCAAAATGTACGGCAACAAGCCGACTGCGTGGACGGATGATTTGACCGGCTACGAGCGCCTACGGATGATTGTTAATGTCTTTACCCGTATGCGTGCGCTGACGTACAAAGGCGAATTGGATTACGAATATAAATCCACTTTGAAGAAAATGCCGCTTTACCTGCGCCCTTGGTTTAAAGCACCTGATAGGCAGAATTTGGATTATATTACCGTGTTCGGGCATTGGTCGTCGTTGGGCTACGTTAATACAGACCAAGTAATTGCTTTGGATACCGGCGCGTTGTGGGGCGGAGAGCTGACAGCGGTCAATTTGGATACCAATGAAGTAATACAGGTACCGTCTTTGGGCGGATTGGACTGGAAAACGGCATTGAAATAGTTTGGATAAGATAAAAGGCCGTCTGAAATGTTTCAGACAGCCTTTTCGTATTGGTTAATCCAAAGAAGGCAGGAGTTTGTCCGGATTCATAATGCCATAAGGGTCAAGCTGATTTTTGATGGAATGCATCAGAACAAGTTCGGCCTGCGTACGCACACGGGGCAGCCAATGTTTTTTGATGATGCCTACGCCGTGTTCTGCGGCAATCGTACCATGGCAGGCAAGAATGTTTTCATAAACAATGGTATTGACGGCGTCTTCGTATTGGTAGGCTTCGTTGCTCAATACGTTGGGCAGGAATGTATTGTAATGCAGGCTGCCGTCGCCTAAATGTCCGAAGCAGACAATCTGTATGCCGGGAAAGCGGGTTTCCAAGGCAGGGGCGCATTGGCGGACAAAGGTGGCCACTTGGGCGATAGGGACGGCGATATCGTGTTTAATACTGGTGCCGAGTTTGCGTTGGGAAGCGGAAATATTTTCACGCAAGGTCCATAAGTCGGAGCGCTCTTGCTCGGATTGCGCCAAAATGCTGTTTTCCCATCCGTTTTGATAGAGAAATTCGGCAAGCTTTTCATCCAGTCCGGCATCGGGAACAGAGTCTGCAAGTTCAATCAAAATATGCCATTCCGCATCAGCAGGCTTTTTGAGTTGGCTGAATTCCGAAGATAAATCGAGAGCAAAGCGGCTGATCAGCTCGAAGCTGGTCAAGTGCTCGGCAAAATGGCCTTGCACCGCAGTCAAAAGTGAGACGGCGGATTCAATATCGTCTAAACCTACCCATGCGGTCGCTTTGGTTTTGGGCAGGGCAAAGAGTTTGAGTGTGGCGGCGGTAATGATGCCCAATGTTCCTTCGCTGCCGATAAAAAGATGGCGCAAGTCGTAGCCGGTCGTGTTTTTGTGCAGGGGCTGAAGGTGGGAAACCAGTTCGCCGTTTGGTAAAACGACTTCCAAACCCAATACCAAATCACGCATGCTGCCGTAACGCAAGACATTCAAACCGCCGGCATTACAGGCGATATTGCCGCCGATTTGGCAAGAGCCTTCGCTGGCAAGACTGAGCGGAAACAGTCGTTCGGCTTCGGCTGCCGCCTTTTGAGCATTTTGCAAAATCACGCCTGCTTCAACCGTCATGCTGTTGTCGGCAAGGTTGATATCGCGGATACGGTTGAGCTTGGAGAGGTTGAGCAGTACACCTTCGCTGGTTACCGTTGCGCCGCATAATCCGGTATTGCCGCCTTGCGGGGTTACTCGGATGCGGTTTTCAAAACAGAAACGCATGATTTTCTGCACGCTTTCGACGGAGTTCGGCTGTAAGACAATATCCGGCGAAGAAACAAAACGGCGGCGTTGGTCGTTTAACAAGGCCGGAGTGGCTTCGATGATTTCAGAGGCGGAAAGAAACTCAGCAAAACGGTCGTGAAGGTACATGGCAGTCAGGCGGAAAAGTCGGGAAGGGAAAAATGAAGAATGTAAAAAAGCAGGATACGCAATGGTATCCTGCTTTTCTTATATTCAAAAGAATATTATTTAGCAGCTTCAGAAGCAGCGGCTTCAGCAGCAGATGCAGCAGCTTCAGTAGCAGAAGCAGCGGCTTCAGTAGCTTCGGTAGCAGCAGAAGCAGCGGCTTCAGTAGCAGATGCAGCGGCTTCAGTAGCAGATGCAGCAGCTTCAGTAGCAGAAGCAGCGGCTTCAGAAGCAGCAGAAGCAGCAGTTTCAGCAGCTTTATCAGCACCGCCACAAGCGGCCAAAGCTAAAGACAACAAAGCAGCAGCGAACAGAGATTTTTTCATTTTTGAGGACCTTTTTTAAATCGATTTAAACATTTAAACTAAAAATAGCCGTCAAACGGCCTGTACAGTAGAAATTCATTGCTGAATTTTCGTTATTATGCCCCACGGGGTGGGCCAATGCAACGTTGCTTAACCGTTTGCGGATTAAAATCAATACAAAATTAGCGAAAATAATGTAAATCAGGGAGGCAGGTAAAAAATCATCTAAAAATATTCATAATTAATGAACTTTTAAAAAGTTGTTTATATTCAATAATTTGATTATTTTTAACTGTTGTTGGCTTTAAGGGTTTGGAATGTTTTTGCGTTTGGGGAATTTTTTGTAATTTAGCAACTTTGTGTTGTGAAAAAGCAACTTTGTATGGATTGGAATCATTCAATTTTGTTTTTTATATGGACTTTTTCGGTTTTGTTGTGTTCGCCAAAAGTATTTGTTTAAGGTAAACCGATTGTTTAGTTACAGCTGTGATAAAATAGCCTGAACTTGACTTTATAAATATTGATTAAGGACGACATGATGTCTATTGTTAAAAATTCCGTAGTTTCCCTGCATTATGAAATGTACGATGCAAACAA includes these proteins:
- the yaaA gene encoding peroxide stress protein YaaA is translated as MFFVLSPAKNLNEKDPAPVSSFTLPDLLPEAEILMQELRQLAPQQIAELMHVSDKIALLNAERNAVWHTPFTPENAKQAVFMFNGDVYEGIAANTLKPEQIDYLQQHVRLLSGLYGVLRPLDLMQPYRLEMGTAFANSRGKNLYEFWGDKITDLLNQTLKQADSDVLINLASQEYFKSVNTKKLNARLITPIFKDEKNGKYKIISFYAKRARGLMVRYAAEHGITEPEMLKNFDYEGYSFNEAASNEAEWIFMREEQSK
- a CDS encoding RidA family protein; translation: MSKTIIHTDKAPAAIGAYSQAVRAGDTVYMSGQIPLDPVTMTVVGNGNFRAEAVQVFKNLQAVAEAAGGSLNDIVKLNAYLTDLANFVVFNEVMAEFIEQPFPARAAVGVASLPKGVQVEAEAVLVLNA
- a CDS encoding symmetrical bis(5'-nucleosyl)-tetraphosphatase — its product is MAHYAIGDIQGCFDELTLLLAKIGFNHGTDTLWLVGDIVNRGPKSLETLKFAKEHDSSVQMVLGNHDLHLLAVGCGEGTLKRSDTVEPILSHPESQSLLDWLRHQPLLVRGNRHVMVHAGILPQWSVDKAESLAREAEDELQGKKYRKFFGKMYGNKPTAWTDDLTGYERLRMIVNVFTRMRALTYKGELDYEYKSTLKKMPLYLRPWFKAPDRQNLDYITVFGHWSSLGYVNTDQVIALDTGALWGGELTAVNLDTNEVIQVPSLGGLDWKTALK
- a CDS encoding FAD-binding oxidoreductase, with product MYLHDRFAEFLSASEIIEATPALLNDQRRRFVSSPDIVLQPNSVESVQKIMRFCFENRIRVTPQGGNTGLCGATVTSEGVLLNLSKLNRIRDINLADNSMTVEAGVILQNAQKAAAEAERLFPLSLASEGSCQIGGNIACNAGGLNVLRYGSMRDLVLGLEVVLPNGELVSHLQPLHKNTTGYDLRHLFIGSEGTLGIITAATLKLFALPKTKATAWVGLDDIESAVSLLTAVQGHFAEHLTSFELISRFALDLSSEFSQLKKPADAEWHILIELADSVPDAGLDEKLAEFLYQNGWENSILAQSEQERSDLWTLRENISASQRKLGTSIKHDIAVPIAQVATFVRQCAPALETRFPGIQIVCFGHLGDGSLHYNTFLPNVLSNEAYQYEDAVNTIVYENILACHGTIAAEHGVGIIKKHWLPRVRTQAELVLMHSIKNQLDPYGIMNPDKLLPSLD